From a region of the Fischerella sp. JS2 genome:
- a CDS encoding VWA domain-containing protein yields MVSDRDYTLIIDKSGSMSTPDQVGGRSRWEIAQESTLALARKCEQFDSDGITVYVFSGRFKRYDDVTSAKVAQIFLENDPAGTTNLAGVLQDAINNYFQRKAAGKTKANGETILVITDGEPDDRKAVFEVIISATRQMERDEELGISIIQVGSDAQATKFLKALDDQMQSVGAKFDICDTITLNDMEDMSLADVLMNAVTD; encoded by the coding sequence ATGGTGAGCGATCGCGACTACACCTTAATCATCGATAAAAGCGGTAGCATGTCAACTCCCGATCAAGTCGGTGGTAGAAGTAGATGGGAAATTGCTCAAGAATCTACCCTTGCTTTAGCAAGAAAATGTGAGCAATTTGACTCTGATGGAATCACAGTCTACGTATTTTCCGGTAGATTTAAACGCTACGATGATGTTACTTCTGCCAAGGTAGCGCAGATATTTTTGGAAAATGATCCAGCTGGCACAACAAATTTAGCTGGTGTACTTCAAGACGCTATTAATAATTACTTTCAACGTAAAGCAGCAGGTAAAACCAAAGCGAATGGTGAAACAATTTTAGTGATTACTGATGGTGAACCAGATGATCGCAAAGCTGTATTTGAAGTCATTATTAGTGCAACTCGCCAGATGGAAAGGGATGAAGAATTAGGAATTTCGATCATTCAGGTGGGTTCTGACGCGCAAGCAACCAAATTTTTGAAAGCTTTAGATGATCAAATGCAAAGTGTCGGTGCAAAGTTTGATATCTGCGACACAATTACCCTTAATGACATGGAAGACATGAGTCTTGCAGATGTTTTGATGAATGCGGTAACTGATTAA
- a CDS encoding ligand-binding sensor domain-containing protein, with protein sequence METVPKKNAIALLFGKRGGLVISSILLGLVVLPILDTVVLANPAENNNTPTPKILNVDPSELTPSYPASAPPGRVDPLPDERNLIENVQETDYRVSALQADYTGNLWVASWRGLSRIDPNTGKILARVSLPNVAISALAQDKVGRLWVGTYEGLKRVDPRSNEITAQNLFLPSKRVLSLLVDKRGYLWTGTDNGLSLISPDQGLIMTTLKKLPGVSANALTLDVEGQLWVGTLDGVVRVNTASALIMKRIDNLPGTTVQALATSPDGLIWAGMPNNLLVINPKTGAVLRSVTRLRGHDVKSIRFAKDGSVWVGTNNGLLRLNPNTGAVLDEVPGLPSSRVLALTPDVGNKLWIGTSEGLAWLMPKMTTAKPHLAFTRAVK encoded by the coding sequence ATGGAAACTGTTCCCAAAAAAAATGCGATCGCCCTATTGTTTGGCAAACGTGGTGGTTTAGTCATCAGTTCTATCTTGCTAGGGTTAGTAGTCCTGCCAATTTTGGATACTGTAGTGCTAGCAAATCCAGCAGAAAATAATAATACTCCCACGCCCAAAATCCTAAATGTTGATCCATCTGAATTAACTCCCTCTTATCCAGCTAGCGCCCCACCAGGACGAGTAGATCCCTTACCAGATGAACGAAATTTAATCGAAAACGTCCAAGAAACTGATTATCGAGTGAGTGCATTGCAAGCAGATTATACTGGCAATCTCTGGGTAGCGTCTTGGCGAGGATTATCACGAATAGACCCCAATACTGGCAAAATCTTAGCTCGCGTTAGTTTACCAAATGTTGCGATTTCTGCTTTAGCCCAAGATAAAGTCGGGCGCTTGTGGGTAGGAACTTATGAAGGATTAAAGCGAGTTGATCCTCGTAGTAACGAAATTACAGCCCAAAATTTATTTTTGCCTTCCAAGAGAGTTTTATCTTTGTTAGTTGACAAGCGGGGTTATTTGTGGACAGGAACAGATAATGGCTTATCGCTAATTAGTCCCGATCAAGGATTGATTATGACCACGTTAAAAAAATTACCTGGTGTCAGTGCTAACGCCCTAACTTTAGATGTAGAAGGTCAACTCTGGGTAGGAACACTGGATGGAGTAGTCAGAGTTAATACCGCTAGTGCTTTGATCATGAAGCGAATTGACAATTTACCAGGTACGACCGTACAAGCTTTAGCTACTAGCCCAGATGGATTAATTTGGGCGGGGATGCCAAATAATTTGCTAGTAATTAACCCAAAAACTGGTGCTGTACTCAGATCAGTTACTCGTCTAAGAGGACATGATGTCAAATCAATACGTTTTGCTAAAGATGGTAGTGTGTGGGTCGGTACAAACAATGGTTTGCTACGATTGAATCCAAACACTGGTGCTGTGCTAGATGAAGTTCCTGGTCTTCCTTCTAGTCGTGTACTTGCCCTTACCCCTGATGTTGGTAATAAATTGTGGATTGGTACTAGCGAAGGTCTAGCTTGGCTAATGCCAAAAATGACAACTGCAAAACCCCATCTTGCTTTTACTCGTGCTGTGAAGTGA
- the hrmK gene encoding hybrid histidine kinase/response regulator HrmK: MQQYSSLPEQNSQVDATPTVLTTIQQLRAELWLERSLNRLQNRLNDCLMNFTSNQQTGSGEAEIFQTVVNELNSVLNNSKVAIALVEPQQTVGKVCFIPTSPPQKLPSLVLKGMVKKKKKLRLRLAEEIDIDDLQLLAQQEPPSAWQLANDIDGVIGWLIIIRTPVESDGNSFKDTCVQITSQLLTRATQQCVTTITQLRKIQSLQQHCQHLETINQELERTNQLKNQFLANTSHEIRTPLSSITGFTHLLLAQGYDPSKERHQEYLSIIQSSSKHLLALINDILDLSKIEANQLEMQWEKVDLQTLCRNVLILVKEKAANKGLKLSLELDPNVNTLLADSLRLKQMLLNLLFNALKFTTHGTVGLQVKPNNAWIYFTVWDTGTGISKKHQAELFQPYFQISNSVVSPNEGTGLGLVVTRKLAELHGGSVEVESELGCGSHFTIVLPLKQEEGESEEEVGGGGEDAKSEDRSRPSQPLSINNDSTNILLVEDDSHNAQLMQIYLEKLGYQINLANNGEQMWKILDKQKPAVILLDIKLLNENGLAIVQQLREHQQYQSIPIIVQTAMAMKGDREICLTAGVNEYISKPVDLPLLGSLVAKYTKPATSG; encoded by the coding sequence ATGCAGCAGTATTCAAGCTTACCAGAACAAAACTCACAAGTAGATGCAACACCAACAGTTTTGACAACTATCCAACAACTGCGGGCTGAGTTGTGGCTGGAACGCAGCTTGAATCGGTTGCAAAATCGCCTGAATGATTGCCTTATGAATTTTACTAGCAATCAACAAACAGGGTCGGGTGAAGCAGAAATTTTTCAAACAGTGGTTAATGAGCTAAACAGCGTTTTGAATAATAGTAAAGTGGCGATCGCACTTGTAGAACCACAACAAACTGTTGGCAAAGTTTGCTTTATTCCTACTTCTCCACCCCAAAAATTACCATCACTAGTGCTAAAAGGGATGGTGAAAAAGAAAAAAAAACTTCGTTTGAGATTAGCAGAAGAAATAGACATTGATGATTTGCAATTGCTTGCACAGCAAGAACCGCCTAGTGCTTGGCAGTTAGCCAATGATATCGATGGCGTTATTGGCTGGTTAATAATTATCAGAACACCTGTAGAGTCTGATGGCAATTCATTTAAAGACACTTGTGTGCAAATCACATCACAACTGCTGACACGCGCTACCCAGCAATGCGTGACTACCATCACCCAACTCCGGAAAATACAATCTTTGCAGCAACACTGCCAACACTTAGAAACGATCAATCAGGAACTAGAACGTACTAATCAACTAAAAAATCAGTTTTTAGCAAATACCAGTCACGAAATCCGCACTCCTCTCAGTTCAATTACTGGTTTTACCCACCTGCTTCTAGCCCAAGGCTACGACCCCTCTAAAGAACGTCATCAAGAGTACTTAAGCATTATTCAATCTAGTAGTAAGCACTTGTTGGCTTTGATTAACGATATTTTGGATCTGTCCAAAATTGAAGCCAATCAATTGGAAATGCAATGGGAAAAAGTTGATTTGCAAACATTGTGTCGCAACGTTTTAATTCTAGTGAAAGAAAAAGCCGCTAATAAAGGTTTAAAACTATCACTCGAATTAGATCCTAACGTTAATACCTTATTAGCTGATTCCTTGCGACTCAAGCAAATGCTGCTGAACTTGTTGTTTAACGCCTTGAAATTCACCACTCATGGCACTGTTGGTTTACAAGTTAAACCCAACAATGCTTGGATATATTTTACAGTTTGGGATACTGGAACTGGCATCTCTAAAAAACACCAAGCAGAACTTTTTCAACCTTATTTTCAAATTTCTAACAGTGTAGTTAGTCCAAACGAAGGCACTGGTTTAGGATTGGTGGTGACTCGAAAACTTGCTGAACTTCATGGTGGTAGCGTAGAAGTAGAATCAGAGCTAGGTTGTGGTTCCCATTTTACGATTGTACTACCCCTCAAGCAGGAGGAAGGGGAGAGTGAGGAAGAAGTGGGGGGAGGTGGGGAAGATGCGAAAAGTGAAGATAGATCTAGACCTTCTCAACCACTTTCCATAAATAACGATTCCACAAATATTTTATTGGTAGAAGACGACTCACATAATGCTCAATTAATGCAAATTTATCTGGAAAAATTAGGTTATCAGATCAATTTGGCAAATAATGGTGAGCAAATGTGGAAAATCTTAGACAAGCAAAAGCCAGCAGTAATTTTATTGGATATTAAATTACTAAATGAGAATGGTTTAGCAATAGTACAACAATTGCGAGAACATCAGCAGTATCAAAGCATCCCTATAATTGTGCAAACTGCAATGGCGATGAAAGGCGATCGCGAAATTTGCCTAACAGCAGGAGTAAATGAATATATTTCTAAACCGGTAGATTTACCACTACTAGGCAGTTTGGTGGCAAAATACACGAAACCAGCTACATCAGGGTAA
- the lipA gene encoding lipoyl synthase, which yields MKAKTNNKSEIAAMPTWLRRPIGKASELSTVQRIIKQRQIHTICEEGRCPNRGECYAQKTATFLLMGSTCTRSCAFCQVDKGHAPMPLDPEEPKKVAEAVQILGLRYVVLTSVARDDLSDQGAGWFVKTMEEIRQLNPETQIEVLTPDFYGEWQRIAAIANAKPACYNHNIETVQRLTGPVRRGAKYDRSLLVLQIVKEIDPTIPTKSGLMLGHGETIQEVIKTMADLRQVGCDRLTIGQYMRPSLEHLPVQKYWTPAEFDELGAIAKEMGFSHVRSGPLVRSSYHAGEEV from the coding sequence ATGAAGGCTAAAACAAACAATAAGTCTGAAATTGCTGCTATGCCAACGTGGTTGCGTCGCCCAATTGGCAAAGCTAGTGAACTCTCGACGGTACAACGTATTATCAAGCAGCGCCAGATTCACACGATTTGTGAAGAAGGACGTTGTCCGAATCGAGGAGAGTGTTACGCCCAAAAAACTGCAACTTTTTTACTCATGGGGTCAACTTGCACGAGGTCTTGTGCTTTTTGTCAAGTAGATAAAGGACATGCACCTATGCCTTTAGATCCAGAAGAACCGAAAAAGGTGGCAGAAGCTGTACAAATTTTGGGATTACGTTATGTGGTGCTGACTTCTGTAGCCCGTGATGATTTATCGGATCAGGGTGCTGGTTGGTTTGTGAAGACAATGGAAGAGATTCGCCAACTGAACCCAGAGACTCAAATTGAGGTGTTGACTCCAGATTTTTATGGAGAATGGCAACGTATAGCTGCGATCGCTAATGCTAAACCAGCTTGTTATAACCATAATATCGAGACAGTGCAACGGTTAACTGGGCCTGTGCGTCGAGGCGCAAAGTACGATCGCTCACTTTTAGTTTTACAAATTGTTAAAGAAATCGACCCCACCATCCCCACCAAATCCGGTTTAATGTTGGGACATGGAGAAACTATCCAAGAAGTCATCAAAACTATGGCAGATCTGCGTCAAGTCGGATGCGATCGCCTGACAATTGGTCAGTATATGCGTCCTTCATTAGAACATTTACCAGTGCAAAAATACTGGACACCAGCAGAATTTGACGAATTAGGTGCGATCGCCAAAGAAATGGGGTTTAGCCACGTCCGTTCCGGCCCTCTAGTTCGCAGTTCTTATCATGCTGGGGAAGAAGTGTAG
- a CDS encoding S-(hydroxymethyl)glutathione dehydrogenase/class III alcohol dehydrogenase, which translates to MEVKAAVAYEPGKPLTIETVQLEGPKAGEVMVEIKASGVCHTDAYTLSGKDPEGLFPTILGHEGAGIVVEVGEGVTSVKPGDHVIPLYTPECRQCEYCLSFKTNLCQAIRATQGRGVMPDGTSRFRVDNKMIHHYMGTSTFANYTVLPEIAVAKIREDAPFDKVCYIGCGVTTGIGAVINTAKVEPGANVVVFGLGGIGLNVVQAARMVGANMIVGVDINPNRRALAEKFGMTHFVNPKEVEGDLVAYLVDLTKGGADYSFECIGNVQVMRQALECCHKGWGVSVIIGVAGAGEEISTRPFQLVTGRIWKGTAFGGARGRTDVPKIVDWYMEGKINIDDLITHVMPVEEINNAFYLMHKGESIRSVVTF; encoded by the coding sequence ATGGAAGTTAAAGCAGCAGTAGCTTACGAACCTGGTAAACCTTTGACTATTGAAACTGTGCAACTAGAAGGCCCCAAAGCTGGGGAAGTGATGGTAGAAATCAAAGCCAGTGGAGTTTGCCATACAGATGCTTACACTCTTTCGGGCAAAGATCCGGAAGGGTTATTTCCAACAATTTTAGGACACGAAGGCGCTGGTATTGTTGTTGAAGTGGGAGAAGGCGTTACCAGTGTCAAACCAGGAGATCATGTTATTCCCTTGTATACCCCTGAATGTCGTCAGTGTGAATACTGTCTTAGCTTCAAAACCAATCTTTGTCAAGCCATTCGTGCTACTCAGGGGCGGGGTGTAATGCCTGATGGTACAAGTCGCTTCCGTGTTGATAATAAGATGATTCATCATTATATGGGTACATCTACCTTTGCTAACTATACTGTGCTACCAGAAATAGCCGTTGCAAAAATCCGTGAAGATGCGCCTTTTGATAAAGTTTGCTACATCGGCTGCGGCGTCACAACAGGTATTGGTGCAGTTATCAATACAGCAAAAGTAGAACCAGGAGCAAATGTAGTAGTTTTTGGCTTGGGTGGTATTGGTTTGAACGTCGTCCAAGCAGCGCGGATGGTGGGAGCAAATATGATTGTGGGGGTAGATATAAACCCTAATAGACGTGCCCTTGCAGAAAAATTTGGGATGACGCATTTTGTTAACCCCAAGGAAGTAGAGGGAGATTTAGTTGCTTACTTAGTAGATTTAACCAAAGGTGGTGCTGACTACAGTTTTGAATGTATTGGCAATGTACAAGTCATGCGCCAAGCATTGGAATGCTGTCATAAAGGTTGGGGTGTGAGTGTAATTATTGGTGTTGCTGGTGCAGGTGAAGAAATTAGCACCCGTCCGTTTCAACTTGTAACTGGACGTATTTGGAAAGGCACAGCCTTCGGTGGCGCTAGGGGACGCACAGATGTACCGAAAATAGTTGATTGGTACATGGAAGGTAAAATCAACATTGATGATTTGATTACCCATGTAATGCCAGTTGAAGAGATTAACAATGCTTTTTATTTAATGCACAAAGGTGAATCAATTCGCTCTGTAGTCACGTTTTAA
- a CDS encoding branched-chain amino acid ABC transporter permease, protein MNAQLVQLVVNGISVGSIIALGAVGLTLTYGILRLSNFAHGDFLTLGAYLTLLVNSTGINIWLSMILAAVGTVVAMLLSEKLLWSRMRSIRATSTTFIIISIGLALFLRNGIIFFWGGSNQKYNVPVAPALDFWGIKIPQVKLLVVVLAILVILVLHYLLQNTKIGKAMRAVADDIDLARVSGINVDQVVLWTWVIAGSLTSLGGSMLGLSEAVRPNMGWFLILPLFASVILGGIGNPYGAIAAAFIIGIVQEVSTPLLGSQYKQGVALLIMILVLLIRPKGLFKGTI, encoded by the coding sequence ATGAATGCACAACTAGTTCAATTAGTAGTCAATGGGATTTCGGTAGGAAGTATTATCGCTTTGGGCGCAGTCGGACTTACTCTCACTTATGGAATTTTACGGTTATCTAATTTTGCTCATGGTGACTTTCTCACTCTCGGTGCTTATTTAACACTGCTTGTCAATTCCACGGGCATAAATATTTGGTTGTCAATGATACTAGCAGCAGTAGGGACTGTTGTTGCCATGCTGCTGTCAGAAAAATTACTGTGGTCAAGAATGCGATCAATTCGGGCTACTTCTACCACCTTCATTATTATTTCCATCGGACTTGCTCTATTCCTTCGCAATGGCATTATCTTCTTCTGGGGTGGTAGTAATCAAAAATACAATGTACCAGTTGCTCCAGCCTTGGACTTTTGGGGAATAAAGATACCTCAAGTCAAGCTGTTAGTGGTTGTCTTAGCAATATTAGTCATTTTAGTTCTACATTACCTCCTACAAAATACAAAAATCGGTAAAGCAATGCGAGCTGTTGCTGATGATATTGATCTAGCGCGAGTATCTGGTATTAATGTTGACCAAGTTGTCTTGTGGACTTGGGTGATAGCAGGTAGCTTAACTTCTTTGGGCGGAAGTATGTTAGGTCTAAGTGAAGCTGTACGTCCTAACATGGGTTGGTTTTTAATACTACCCTTATTTGCTTCAGTAATTTTGGGCGGAATTGGTAATCCTTACGGTGCGATCGCCGCAGCTTTTATTATTGGCATTGTTCAAGAAGTCAGCACACCTCTGCTTGGTTCACAGTATAAACAAGGGGTAGCTCTGTTAATTATGATTTTAGTGCTACTCATTCGCCCCAAAGGTTTATTTAAAGGCACAATTTGA
- the panB gene encoding 3-methyl-2-oxobutanoate hydroxymethyltransferase, with translation MAITTRQLIQYKQQGRPIVALTAWDYAIAQLLDAAGIDLILVGDSMSVVLGYDTTLPLTLEETLHHAKAVRRGVKHALMVVDLPFLTYQESIRQAMHSAGLALKQAGGQAVKLEGGYPAMVETIARLVQAGIPVMGHVGLTPQSVHQIGLRQQGKTQTHRQRILQEAIALEQAGVFSIVLEHIPSDLALEITDKLSIPTIGIGAGSHCDGQVLVTSDVLGLSEKQPPFAKAYANLRETITKAVLDYSFEVREQKFPEQ, from the coding sequence ATGGCAATCACAACCCGACAATTAATTCAATACAAACAACAAGGACGTCCAATTGTGGCGTTGACTGCTTGGGATTATGCGATCGCCCAACTTTTAGATGCAGCTGGTATAGATTTAATCTTGGTGGGCGATTCTATGTCAGTAGTGTTGGGGTATGATACAACACTACCACTCACTTTAGAAGAAACACTACACCATGCCAAAGCTGTACGGCGTGGGGTGAAACATGCTTTGATGGTCGTAGATTTACCATTTTTGACGTATCAAGAAAGCATTCGGCAAGCGATGCACTCTGCTGGACTGGCACTAAAACAAGCAGGAGGGCAAGCTGTTAAACTAGAGGGCGGTTATCCAGCAATGGTAGAAACTATTGCTCGTCTAGTGCAAGCGGGTATTCCGGTGATGGGTCATGTCGGTTTAACACCGCAATCCGTCCATCAAATTGGTTTGCGCCAACAAGGGAAGACACAAACACACAGACAGAGAATTTTACAAGAAGCGATCGCTCTTGAACAAGCAGGTGTGTTCTCTATAGTCTTAGAGCATATCCCTAGTGATTTAGCATTGGAAATTACAGACAAACTCAGTATTCCTACGATTGGAATTGGTGCGGGGTCACATTGTGACGGGCAAGTACTAGTCACTTCTGATGTACTTGGTCTTTCGGAAAAACAGCCACCATTTGCGAAGGCGTATGCAAATTTACGTGAGACGATAACTAAAGCTGTACTGGATTATAGCTTTGAAGTTAGAGAGCAGAAGTTTCCAGAACAATAA
- a CDS encoding VWA domain-containing protein yields MLENRDYTLIIDKSGSMATPDQKGGRSRWLAAQESTFALASKCEQLDPDGITVYLFSGRFKRYENVTSSKVSQIFQENDPAGTTDLAAVLKHATDNYFERKSAAQTKSNGETILVVTDGEPDDRKAVMKVIIEASRRMDKDEELAISFIQVGKDPHATRFLKVLDDELQTAGAKFDICDTMTMDDMEDMSLSEVLLNAIND; encoded by the coding sequence ATGTTGGAAAATCGTGACTATACTTTGATTATTGATAAAAGCGGTAGTATGGCTACACCGGATCAAAAAGGTGGTAGAAGCAGATGGCTAGCTGCACAAGAGTCTACTTTTGCTTTAGCAAGCAAATGCGAACAACTTGATCCTGATGGTATTACTGTTTATTTGTTTTCTGGTAGATTCAAGCGCTACGAAAATGTGACCTCAAGTAAAGTATCACAAATATTCCAAGAAAATGATCCAGCTGGCACAACTGATTTAGCAGCAGTATTAAAACACGCCACTGATAATTATTTTGAACGGAAATCAGCTGCTCAGACTAAATCAAATGGCGAAACAATCTTAGTTGTTACTGATGGTGAGCCAGATGACCGCAAAGCTGTTATGAAGGTTATTATTGAAGCTTCTCGGCGTATGGACAAAGATGAAGAATTAGCTATTTCTTTTATTCAAGTGGGCAAAGATCCTCATGCAACCCGTTTTCTCAAAGTGTTAGATGATGAATTACAAACTGCTGGTGCAAAGTTTGATATTTGTGACACGATGACAATGGATGATATGGAAGATATGAGTTTATCTGAAGTCCTCCTAAATGCTATTAACGATTAA
- the rimM gene encoding ribosome maturation factor RimM (Essential for efficient processing of 16S rRNA): protein MKQKGKKTKGDRKKSDSSSSYASMSTSVTPQLENWIEIGTIVAPQGLRGEMRVYPDSDFPERFEVPGKRWLLRAGEIEPQVVELLSGRIIQGKNLYVIKLAGVDDRNQAEDLRGCKLLVCASDRPQLGEDEYHVLDLIGLSVFMQESGKLIGIVVDVIAAGNDLLEVKLHQQQKTVLIPFVKAIAPTVDLEAGRIEITPPPGLLEINS, encoded by the coding sequence ATGAAACAAAAGGGGAAAAAGACAAAAGGAGATAGAAAAAAATCCGACTCTTCATCTTCCTATGCTTCTATGTCTACTTCTGTCACTCCTCAATTAGAAAATTGGATAGAAATTGGTACGATTGTTGCACCTCAGGGTTTACGTGGGGAAATGCGAGTTTATCCTGATTCGGATTTTCCGGAACGGTTTGAGGTTCCAGGAAAGCGTTGGTTATTACGTGCAGGAGAGATAGAACCGCAAGTAGTAGAATTACTGTCAGGACGTATAATTCAAGGCAAAAATTTATATGTAATTAAGTTGGCTGGTGTGGATGATCGCAATCAAGCAGAGGATTTGCGCGGTTGTAAGTTATTGGTTTGTGCTAGCGATCGCCCACAGTTGGGAGAGGATGAATATCATGTATTGGATTTAATTGGTTTGTCAGTTTTTATGCAGGAATCTGGCAAACTTATCGGTATAGTGGTTGATGTGATTGCTGCTGGTAATGATTTACTAGAAGTAAAATTACACCAACAACAAAAAACCGTTTTGATACCCTTTGTGAAAGCGATCGCACCAACAGTAGACTTAGAAGCTGGCAGGATTGAAATTACACCACCACCTGGATTATTAGAAATTAATAGTTAG
- a CDS encoding helix-turn-helix domain-containing protein — protein sequence MKAEAENSNRLTCEVETTLKVIGGRWKVLIIRELMLGVKRFGELQRALPGITQKMLTQQLREMEEDGIIHRQVYPQIPPKVEYSLTPLGESLKPILYAMHDWAVQHYGKITK from the coding sequence ATGAAAGCTGAAGCCGAAAATTCCAACAGACTGACGTGTGAAGTGGAAACTACGCTGAAGGTAATTGGTGGACGTTGGAAAGTATTGATTATTAGAGAATTAATGTTGGGAGTAAAGCGCTTTGGTGAATTACAACGAGCTTTACCTGGAATTACACAAAAAATGCTGACGCAGCAACTCAGAGAAATGGAAGAAGATGGGATTATTCATCGTCAGGTTTATCCCCAAATTCCGCCCAAGGTGGAATATTCACTGACACCTCTAGGGGAGAGTCTCAAACCAATTCTCTATGCTATGCATGATTGGGCTGTTCAGCACTACGGTAAAATTACTAAATAA
- a CDS encoding class I SAM-dependent methyltransferase, which produces MENLKEIIANYSNKDLEQRKIWYSPAAEAYNKTRPRYPQNLIRQVVEIAQLSSNSKILEVGCGPATATVAFAQLGCSILSLEPNTDFYQLAQQNCQQYPNVEIHNTSFEEWMLEIEKFNAVLAASSFHWIPAEVGYPKAAKALKENGYLILLWNKELQPCYRVYQRLSEVYQIHAPSLNRYEDRKTQEDILRGLGQMITDSGQFKDLVAGNVETEVTYTVDEYLTLLHTYSPYLKLEPRSKEALFTGLRDRIEHEFGGSVHLSYISAFHIAQKC; this is translated from the coding sequence ATGGAAAATCTTAAAGAAATCATCGCCAATTACTCCAATAAAGACTTAGAACAGCGAAAAATTTGGTATTCACCAGCAGCAGAAGCTTATAACAAAACCAGACCCCGCTATCCCCAAAATTTGATTCGTCAGGTTGTGGAGATTGCTCAACTCTCCTCAAATTCAAAAATTCTGGAGGTGGGGTGTGGCCCTGCAACTGCAACAGTTGCGTTTGCTCAATTGGGTTGTTCAATCCTTAGTTTAGAACCCAACACAGATTTTTATCAGTTAGCCCAACAAAATTGTCAACAGTATCCCAATGTAGAGATTCACAACACATCCTTTGAAGAATGGATGCTAGAGATTGAAAAGTTTAATGCTGTTTTAGCTGCGAGTTCTTTTCATTGGATACCTGCGGAAGTTGGATATCCGAAAGCAGCAAAAGCTCTTAAAGAAAACGGCTACCTAATTTTATTGTGGAACAAAGAGCTTCAGCCCTGCTATAGGGTTTACCAACGCCTATCCGAAGTTTATCAAATTCACGCTCCATCCCTGAATCGATATGAAGACAGAAAAACTCAAGAAGACATCTTGAGAGGGTTAGGGCAAATGATCACAGATTCTGGACAATTTAAAGACTTGGTAGCCGGAAACGTTGAAACTGAAGTCACCTATACAGTTGATGAATATTTGACACTTTTGCATACTTACTCACCGTACCTCAAGCTAGAGCCACGAAGTAAAGAGGCATTATTTACAGGCTTGCGGGATAGAATAGAGCATGAATTTGGTGGAAGTGTTCATCTATCATATATTTCTGCTTTTCACATTGCTCAAAAATGTTAG
- a CDS encoding photosystem I protein PsaX: MAKADTTADLPVAKSTTAKPPYTFRTGWALLLLAINFLVAAYYFHIIE, encoded by the coding sequence ATGGCAAAAGCAGATACTACAGCAGATTTACCCGTAGCTAAATCAACAACAGCTAAACCCCCTTACACATTTCGTACAGGTTGGGCTTTGCTCTTGTTAGCTATTAACTTCCTTGTGGCTGCCTATTACTTCCACATTATTGAATAG
- a CDS encoding salt stress protein, Slr1339 family has product MDSIDKLLAELQAEYQQNNHEQPKQQPSIATPNIHPQFPKSASLIDKLLEEVKSDFEELDQAEKIRIQQELEQERIRQEQIKAKQREALKQYAKDWLAKLDPFSPEGLWFERFAERYSSKLEAAIDYLQANEES; this is encoded by the coding sequence ATGGACTCTATTGATAAACTATTGGCGGAACTGCAAGCTGAATATCAGCAAAACAACCATGAACAGCCTAAGCAACAGCCAAGCATAGCAACACCAAATATTCATCCACAATTCCCAAAATCAGCATCTTTAATAGATAAATTATTAGAAGAAGTCAAGAGCGATTTTGAAGAACTAGATCAAGCAGAAAAAATAAGAATACAGCAAGAATTAGAACAAGAACGGATTAGACAAGAACAAATTAAAGCTAAGCAAAGAGAGGCTTTAAAACAATATGCCAAAGATTGGCTTGCTAAACTAGATCCTTTCTCGCCAGAGGGACTATGGTTTGAAAGATTTGCCGAAAGATATTCGTCAAAATTAGAAGCAGCTATAGATTATTTACAAGCTAATGAGGAAAGTTAG